The Cucumis melo cultivar AY chromosome 6, USDA_Cmelo_AY_1.0, whole genome shotgun sequence genome includes a region encoding these proteins:
- the LOC103483448 gene encoding RING-H2 finger protein ATL52, whose amino-acid sequence MGSVGNSNQWQPYAYKDCSLEICSIYCPQWCYIIFPPPPPFGYGSNGDSATDFSPLIIAIIGILASAFILVSYYTIISKYCRNRASTSNDAMEMEDEENLSQIRHENQLQAPPLPPPGLDEALIKSITVCKYKRGDGLVEGTDCSVCLSEFEENESLRLLPKCSHAFHLPCIDTWLKSHSTCPLCRSNISPTNLFSTATQEIQTQHFVSSAFQYQHQHRTNDTVLVVVVQDLDDLTVVRQETVVSRLENDDASSKNQREGYASESQNSGERERMNQVRQEYDVVDGVVQPFRRSVSLNSLSWQGPVSVADILRVSQDSEEEVEEDELQQMGIGSSKVFVQEQSHSNHRTGVSNLGMNRSISTGKLGFTNYGKGKSCIIPS is encoded by the coding sequence ATGGGTTCAGTAGGAAACTCAAATCAATGGCAGCCATATGCTTACAAAGACTGTTCTTTAGAGATTTGCAGCATATATTGTCCTCAATGGTGTTACATCATCTTTCCACCACCTCCACCTTTTGGCTATGGCAGCAATGGAGATTCTGCCACTGATTTCTCTCCTCTTATCATTGCTATCATTGGTATTTTGGCTAGTGCCTTCATTTTGGTAAGCTATTACACCATCATCTCCAAGTACTGCAGGAACAGAGCTTCCACCAGCAACGACGCCATGGAAATGGAGGATGAAGAAAATCTTTCCCAAATCCGTCATGAAAACCAGCTCCAAGCTCCTCCTCTTCCTCCTCCTGGCTTGGATGAAGCTCTCATCAAGTCCATCACAGTCTGCAAGTACAAAAGAGGAGATGGGTTAGTTGAAGGCACTGATTGCTCAGTTTGCTTGAGTGAGTTTGAAGAAAATGAGAGCTTAAGATTGCTCCCAAAGTGTAGCCATGCCTTTCATCTTCCTTGCATCGACACATGGCTTAAATCTCACTCAACTTGCCCTCTTTGCCGCTCCAATATTTCACCAACAAATCTTTTCTCAACCGCAACTCAAGAAATTCAAACACAACATTTTGTTTCATCTGCTTTTCAGTATCAGCATCAGCACAGAACTAATGACACAGTACTTGTCGTAGTGGTTCAAGATTTGGATGATTTAACAGTAGTGAGGCAAGAAACTGTTGTTTCTAGGCTTGAAAATGATGATGCTTCTTCCAAGAATCAAAGGGAAGGATATGCATCAGAGAGTCAAAATTCAGGGGAAAGAGAAAGAATGAATCAAGTTAGACAGGAATATGATGTTGTGGATGGTGTTGTTCAGCCATTTAGAAGGTCAGTTTCTTTGAATTCTTTATCATGGCAAGGGCCGGTTTCTGTTGCTGATATATTGAGAGTCAGTCAGGATAGTGAGGAAGAGGTAGAGGAAGATGAATTGCAGCAAATGGGGATTGGATCTTCAAAAGTATTTGTTCAAGAGCAATCCCATTCCAATCACAGAACTGGGGTTTCCAACTTGGGAATGAATAGATCTATTTCAACTGGGAAACTGGGTTTTACAAATTATGGGAAAGGAAAGAGTTGCATCATTCCCAGTTGA
- the LOC103483450 gene encoding BTB/POZ domain-containing protein At5g17580 isoform X1 gives MSRTFRCLQGMQEERAGSSVGTQQDTVFLLMKLSSGIFLDVKIIQKNIKNMVDKSDKDASYWLPKPKSRTDIQFHVSGVPFNLDRDIIVQKSGKISQLLNEKSEDNIQEFLRNIPAHPNTFELVARFCHGFRLTMSCENVLPLACLAFYLGMTESHSPNNLLSKALTFFEQKILPSWNETIKAFLTTEDIMQQAVDTGLVDECIESLVGKAVNNPYLLGEPIVNFISDELSEDDVIHHNPSARRKLFVSEWQSEDLTILPLSLYELTIHSMNQHAVPPRFVAASLLKYAKKWVFCSAKGDEKMSVCKTNRQREVIEVLERLMPHQKGLFPCTILSEMLRFAIRLEANAGCRNGLELRIGKQLDQATATDLLIPSRGYAKEMHYDIECVKRIIKHFYRDYGSNMEGLIAAAKLIEEFLFEVASDRDLEINAFVSLVEMSSAASMGTDRSSDGIYRAIDTYLDKHSFLTESEREEVCRGLDYHRMSAEACEHAAKNQRLPLRIVVQVLFLVQLQLRDAIAKDMHRTDNKLTQDEVGNDGELNLSEGIVKNEMEKMSNKVIELEKECHVMRKEIEEGCVHMVKKEKTSMWREMKRKFGCINKMNNCNCQVKKKRVHPKLWT, from the exons attatACAGAAGAACATTAAAAACATGGTAGACAAATCAGACAAGGATGCCTCTTATTG GTTGCCTAAGCCTAAATCTAGAACTGATATACAGTTTCATGTCAGTGGGGTGCCCTTCAATTTGGATAGG GATATTATAGTTCAAAAGTCAGGGAAGATATCGCAGTTACTGAATGAGAAATCTGAGGACAATATCCAAGAGTTTCTCAGAAACATACCAGCTCATCCAAATACATTTGAACTTGTTGCAAGGTTCTGCCATGGGTTTCGTCTGACAATGTCATGTGAGAATGTGCTTCCTTTAGCTTGTCTTGCTTTCTATCTGGGGATGACTGAAAGTCACAGCCCAAATAATCTGTTGAGCAAAGCACTTACCTTCTTTGAACAGAAAATCCTCCCTAGCTGGAATGAAACCATTAAGGCTTTTCTTACAACAGAAGATATCATGCAACAGGCAGTAGATACAGGCCTTGTTGATGAATGCATTGAATCTTTGGTCGGTAAGGCAGTGAACAATCCATATCTCCTTGGCGAACCGATTGTGAATTTCATAAGTGATGAACTCAGTGAGGATGACGTGATTCATCACAATCCAAGTGCAAGAAGAAAACTCTTTGTTTCTGAATGGCAGTCCGAGGATTTGACAATTCTTCCTCTTTCATTGTATGAACTGACAATTCATTCTATGAACCAGCATGCTGTCCCGCCGAGATTTGTAGCTGCATCCCTTTTGAAGTATGCAAAGAAGTGGGTGTTTTGCAGTGCCAAGGGAGATGAAAAAATGTCAGTATGTAAAACAAACCGTCAAAGGGAAGTCATAGAAGTATTAGAAAGGCTAATGCCTCATCAGAAGGGACTATTTCCTTGCACAATATTGTCTGAAATGCTCCGGTTTGCTATTCGTTTGGAAGCTAATGCTGGTTGTAGAAATGGACTTGAGTTGAGGATAGGAAAGCAGCTTGATCAGGCTACAGCAACTGACCTTTTAATACCTTCTCGAGGCTATGCTAAGGAAATGCATTACGATATCGAGTGTGTGAAGCGAATTATAAAGCACTTCTATAGAGATTATGGTTCAAATATGGAAGGATTAATTGCCGCAGCAAAACTCATTGAGGAATTCTTGTTTGAGGTTGCTAGTGATAGAGATTTGGAGATAAATGCATTTGTATCATTAGTTGAAATGTCAAGTGCAGCATCAATGGGAACTGATAGGAGCTCCGATGGAATATACAGGGCTATTGATACATATCTGGACAAGCATAGCTTCCTGACAGAATCTGAGAGAGAAGAAGTGTGCAGAGGGCTGGACTACCACAGGATGTCGGCTGAAGCGTGTGAACATGCCGCCAAGAACCAGCGACTGCCGTTAAGAATTGTGGTTCAAGTGCTATTTTTGGTGCAATTACAGCTACGTGATGCGATTGCGAAGGATATGCATCGTACGGACAACAAATTGACACAGGACGAGGTTGGAAATGATGGAGAGTTGAACTTAAGTGAAGGAATagtaaaaaatgaaatggagaAAATGAGCAACAAGGTGATAGAACTGGAGAAAGAGTGTCATGTGATGAGGAAAGAGATTGAGGAAGGCTGCGTCCACATGGTGAAAAAAGAGAAGACAAGCATGTGGagagaaatgaaaagaaagttcGGTTGCATAAATAAGATGAACAACTGCAACTGCcaagttaaaaagaaaagggttcATCCAAAATTATGGACTTGA
- the LOC103483450 gene encoding BTB/POZ domain-containing protein At5g17580 isoform X2 encodes MVDKSDKDASYWLPKPKSRTDIQFHVSGVPFNLDRDIIVQKSGKISQLLNEKSEDNIQEFLRNIPAHPNTFELVARFCHGFRLTMSCENVLPLACLAFYLGMTESHSPNNLLSKALTFFEQKILPSWNETIKAFLTTEDIMQQAVDTGLVDECIESLVGKAVNNPYLLGEPIVNFISDELSEDDVIHHNPSARRKLFVSEWQSEDLTILPLSLYELTIHSMNQHAVPPRFVAASLLKYAKKWVFCSAKGDEKMSVCKTNRQREVIEVLERLMPHQKGLFPCTILSEMLRFAIRLEANAGCRNGLELRIGKQLDQATATDLLIPSRGYAKEMHYDIECVKRIIKHFYRDYGSNMEGLIAAAKLIEEFLFEVASDRDLEINAFVSLVEMSSAASMGTDRSSDGIYRAIDTYLDKHSFLTESEREEVCRGLDYHRMSAEACEHAAKNQRLPLRIVVQVLFLVQLQLRDAIAKDMHRTDNKLTQDEVGNDGELNLSEGIVKNEMEKMSNKVIELEKECHVMRKEIEEGCVHMVKKEKTSMWREMKRKFGCINKMNNCNCQVKKKRVHPKLWT; translated from the exons ATGGTAGACAAATCAGACAAGGATGCCTCTTATTG GTTGCCTAAGCCTAAATCTAGAACTGATATACAGTTTCATGTCAGTGGGGTGCCCTTCAATTTGGATAGG GATATTATAGTTCAAAAGTCAGGGAAGATATCGCAGTTACTGAATGAGAAATCTGAGGACAATATCCAAGAGTTTCTCAGAAACATACCAGCTCATCCAAATACATTTGAACTTGTTGCAAGGTTCTGCCATGGGTTTCGTCTGACAATGTCATGTGAGAATGTGCTTCCTTTAGCTTGTCTTGCTTTCTATCTGGGGATGACTGAAAGTCACAGCCCAAATAATCTGTTGAGCAAAGCACTTACCTTCTTTGAACAGAAAATCCTCCCTAGCTGGAATGAAACCATTAAGGCTTTTCTTACAACAGAAGATATCATGCAACAGGCAGTAGATACAGGCCTTGTTGATGAATGCATTGAATCTTTGGTCGGTAAGGCAGTGAACAATCCATATCTCCTTGGCGAACCGATTGTGAATTTCATAAGTGATGAACTCAGTGAGGATGACGTGATTCATCACAATCCAAGTGCAAGAAGAAAACTCTTTGTTTCTGAATGGCAGTCCGAGGATTTGACAATTCTTCCTCTTTCATTGTATGAACTGACAATTCATTCTATGAACCAGCATGCTGTCCCGCCGAGATTTGTAGCTGCATCCCTTTTGAAGTATGCAAAGAAGTGGGTGTTTTGCAGTGCCAAGGGAGATGAAAAAATGTCAGTATGTAAAACAAACCGTCAAAGGGAAGTCATAGAAGTATTAGAAAGGCTAATGCCTCATCAGAAGGGACTATTTCCTTGCACAATATTGTCTGAAATGCTCCGGTTTGCTATTCGTTTGGAAGCTAATGCTGGTTGTAGAAATGGACTTGAGTTGAGGATAGGAAAGCAGCTTGATCAGGCTACAGCAACTGACCTTTTAATACCTTCTCGAGGCTATGCTAAGGAAATGCATTACGATATCGAGTGTGTGAAGCGAATTATAAAGCACTTCTATAGAGATTATGGTTCAAATATGGAAGGATTAATTGCCGCAGCAAAACTCATTGAGGAATTCTTGTTTGAGGTTGCTAGTGATAGAGATTTGGAGATAAATGCATTTGTATCATTAGTTGAAATGTCAAGTGCAGCATCAATGGGAACTGATAGGAGCTCCGATGGAATATACAGGGCTATTGATACATATCTGGACAAGCATAGCTTCCTGACAGAATCTGAGAGAGAAGAAGTGTGCAGAGGGCTGGACTACCACAGGATGTCGGCTGAAGCGTGTGAACATGCCGCCAAGAACCAGCGACTGCCGTTAAGAATTGTGGTTCAAGTGCTATTTTTGGTGCAATTACAGCTACGTGATGCGATTGCGAAGGATATGCATCGTACGGACAACAAATTGACACAGGACGAGGTTGGAAATGATGGAGAGTTGAACTTAAGTGAAGGAATagtaaaaaatgaaatggagaAAATGAGCAACAAGGTGATAGAACTGGAGAAAGAGTGTCATGTGATGAGGAAAGAGATTGAGGAAGGCTGCGTCCACATGGTGAAAAAAGAGAAGACAAGCATGTGGagagaaatgaaaagaaagttcGGTTGCATAAATAAGATGAACAACTGCAACTGCcaagttaaaaagaaaagggttcATCCAAAATTATGGACTTGA